A single genomic interval of Lathyrus oleraceus cultivar Zhongwan6 chromosome 7, CAAS_Psat_ZW6_1.0, whole genome shotgun sequence harbors:
- the LOC127100499 gene encoding F-box protein At1g61340 produces the protein MGLGFDSYSYCLALGRKRVVVSNIHEGSSSPSSGEEDESIPVRSPLKRMCSGKFNSVSEKSRLESLPQDVLIRVLCGVDHDDLDQVFDVSTTIREASEIAKQMHFEFSTPKKNTVAAVRSPFHNENGCDEIEAPNAPLMLKKSKSRLSTSKLAGISVTLFP, from the exons ATGGGTTTAGGGTTTGATAGTTATAGTTATTGTCTTGCACTTGGAAGGAAGAGGGTTGTGGTTTCCAATATCCATGAAGGTTCTTCTTCACCATCTTCTGGTGAAGAGGATGAATCAATTCCAGTAAGGTCTCCATTGAAGAGAATGTGTAGTGGAAAATTCAATTCTGTTTCTGAGAAGTCTCGTCTTGAATCCCTCCCTCAAGATGTTCTG ATTAGGGTTTTGTGTGGTGTGGATCATGATGATTTGGATCAAGTTTTTGATGTTTCTACAACAATTAGAGAAGCG AGTGAGATTGCTAAGCAGATGCATTTTGAGTTCAGTACTCCAAAGAAAAACACTGTTGCTGCGGTTCGTTCACCATTTCATAATGAAAATGGGTGTGATGAAATTGAAGCTCCAAATGCACCATTGATGTTGAAGAAATCAAAGTCAAGGTTGAGTACTAGCAAACTTGCTGGTATCTCAGTTACACTGTTTCCTTGA